The Christiangramia forsetii KT0803 DNA segment GCCATCACTCCTGATCAGGATTTCATACGAGAGAAAATCTTTACCGATGATATTATTCAAGATGCTTCTTATATAGCACTTAGAAATGTGAATGTAGGATATAATCTACCGGTAACACTTACCTCAAAAATAGGTTTAACGAGTATGAGAATTTACGCTGCGGGACAGAATCTTAAATATTGGACAGCAGATGATTACACAGGTTTTAATCCAGAATCTATTGATAATACCTCACCTACAACGTATGGATATCAAAGAGCTGGTTCCCCGATCTTTAAAACTATTTCAATTGGGATAAATGCTGATTTTTAATCATATAGAATTTTAAAAAACATTATTATGAATATAAGAATATACTTACTCTTAGGAATTACCATGATGACTCTGGTTTCGTGTGGGAAAGATTTTTTAGAACCTGAACCGGAATCTGCGATTTCTGCAGAAGGCTATTTTCAGAATAGCGAACAACTGGAAACTGCGGTAATTGGTATGTATGATGCTATCCAGGGTGTAAATTCAAACGATCTGGACGATAATTTCAGCATTCAGCGAGAATTTTATATCACAGAAATGCGTAGCGATAATACACGTACCAAATCTCGTGAAGGCGAAGCAGCCCAATTTGAAAATTATAGAGTCACTACCAGTAATGGTATCGTTACTAATTATTATATAAGTTATTTTGAGATTATTTATCGAGCTAATTTAGTATTGGCAAATCTTGATGCCGCCAGTGAAGAAGATGCTGCTCAATTTGAAGCAGAGGCAAAATTTGTAAGGGCTTATGCGTACTTTAATCTGGTAAGATTATTTGGACCTGTGCCTCTAATAGATGAATTAATAGGGCCTTTAGAAAAAGAAAAGGCTTACACTCGAGTTGCAGAAAGTCAGATTTATGATTTGATCATTTCTGATCTTCAAACTGCTATATCAGGTCTTGACAATATGTTTGTTAACAGAGCTTCCAGAGCAGCGGCTCAAACTTTTTTAGCTAAGGTATATCTTACTAATGAAAATAATTATACCGAGGCTCAGACGCTGTTAGAATCTGTGATTAATAGCGGAGATTATTCCCTTGAATCAAATTTCAAAGATGTTTTTTATAATGAAAGAAATGGCGAAGTGATCTATGCTGTAGGTTATACCTCAGACATTACCTCAGACAGCCAGAATTTTTCTGCTGAAATGTTGAATTCTGTAGGAAGAACAAGTGGTGTGAATTATGTAACTGCAGATGCCAGAATAGCACTGGACGCTAAAGGGGGAAATAGAACAGAATATTCCTATAGGCTGGATGAAGCACAACCAACGCAGTACCAGGTGGCAAAATATATACCGAACGGTGATGATGCCCTTGGGATAGAGCCAACGTCCAGTAATCCGGAATTAGCGGGTAACGACTGGATCGTGCTAAGATATGCTGATGTTTTGCTGCTACATGTAGAAGCTATTTTAGCAGGTGGCCAGGAAACAAGCTC contains these protein-coding regions:
- a CDS encoding RagB/SusD family nutrient uptake outer membrane protein is translated as MNIRIYLLLGITMMTLVSCGKDFLEPEPESAISAEGYFQNSEQLETAVIGMYDAIQGVNSNDLDDNFSIQREFYITEMRSDNTRTKSREGEAAQFENYRVTTSNGIVTNYYISYFEIIYRANLVLANLDAASEEDAAQFEAEAKFVRAYAYFNLVRLFGPVPLIDELIGPLEKEKAYTRVAESQIYDLIISDLQTAISGLDNMFVNRASRAAAQTFLAKVYLTNENNYTEAQTLLESVINSGDYSLESNFKDVFYNERNGEVIYAVGYTSDITSDSQNFSAEMLNSVGRTSGVNYVTADARIALDAKGGNRTEYSYRLDEAQPTQYQVAKYIPNGDDALGIEPTSSNPELAGNDWIVLRYADVLLLHVEAILAGGQETSSSAALDSFQKIRDRAGLTDAVTNITKQDLLEERRVELAFENHRFFDLVRFGLAQEVLSAFSDENGYDFSATDLLLPIPQREINLSNGLMEQNPGY